The following is a genomic window from Trachemys scripta elegans isolate TJP31775 chromosome 7, CAS_Tse_1.0, whole genome shotgun sequence.
gcagAAAGGAAAGTTCTGATAATTCTAAGGACAATGCAAATTTGAATTAAATTTATCTCAGCACTTGCCTTTCCCCTCTCAGCACTCCTACCTCCCAATAAACCATGTCATACTGAATATGACTTAGCTGTAGTACTGTCAGCTCTTGCTGGCCAAGGAGTTTATGGTCCAGCCCCGAGCCTTAAACTCATCCTCCCTACATGATGGTGCATTGTCCTACCACTGAAAGTCTGATAATTTTTCAGGATCATTTCCTCATGTTCAGCAAAAGACTATTATCCCATAACTTCCTTTCCAGGAAGCAACTGCAGCAGAAACTTTCTTCTCATCCAGAGAGACGTATAAGGAAGTGTCTGCTGCATAGTAATGTGTATGCATGTACCAAGCCAGATACTGTCTCCAGCATTCCAATTACAGTAGAAGTCTAAGTACATGGGAGAGGTTacactcccctcctgcaccaccatctttttgttctaatTAGACAAAGGTAGTCATGGAGCATCATCTGCATTTGTGCTTGCCCAGCCTCTGAGAAGCGTAGCTTCTCTTTGCTTGAGGATGTGTGCTGCTTTAAAAGAAGTCAActcacaagaaaaaaaacaatccgATCAAAAGCAAGTTGGGACTTTTAACCACGTTTCATGAAATCAGCATGTTCCTAAATAGGCATTTGTGAATTCAGCATAAAGTAAAGTGTTCAgaagtgcttaagtcccattttcaaaagagacagaGGCACTCAGGAGTCTTAACTCATTAAATGGCATTAACTCAGGATCCTGGGTTACTACacactcttgaaaattttacccacaatCATAATATGTTGTGAATCATAATAGCAAAGGGTACTTGTCTGTGGATGTGAGGTAACCAAATGCCATTTTATAAGTCAGATATTAGTGTAATGTTAGTCTTACTATTGAAAACAGCCCAAACTGGTGGTGGAACAGCTCCATTCCACTTCTGGTTGACAAACAATGACTTGCTTTATTTTggtctgaacataagaatggccatactgggtcagactaaaggtccatccagcccagtatcctgtctaccaacagtggccagtgccagattccccaaagggagtgaacctaacaggtaatgatcaagtgatctctctcctgccacacaCATCAGAGACACACCATAGATCACTGAAGCAACAATGGAAGTGGAAGGAACCCTTCACCCTTAATTTGTTCAGAAGAAGGACTAAGGTATGTAAATTGAAATGAAAGGAAACATGATAACCTTGCATGTTAAAGTGGGACCAAGTATGAATATGAAATTCATCCAAAAACCTGAATGCTGTCTACCAATATATAAACCAGTCTCAAGGTCTAGATCTTAACCCAGCATCACTAATGGAAAGGGAGTCTATGGAGGCTTCTCTCTATATAGTATTGTTGCAGACAGTTGGCACCCTGattaatatttcatttcatttttgttgaaaGACATATTGATGCTGCTTTTCAGTTGTGCTGGGGATGGGATCCCAGTGAAAGTGACTAAAGCTGGCATGGTTGGCCAGGGgagttttttttccagtgggatGGAAATGGAGTACTAGCTCACACACCAGTCCACTTTCCCGTTTCCAGAATGGGGAGCATGAGTGGGGCCTCACTACACGTTAGCGAATCTTGGCTACTGTAATCCTGTCTGTTGGGGGGACACTGACAAATAGAGACACATGGGCTGCTAACTTACAGTAAGGTCCCAGAGCAGTGCACAGATGGCCCCACGTCTAAAGCTGCCTTtgcacccccctgctcctttgTGCACGCCTCTTAGGTGGAATCAAGGATCAGTAACAGTGCTGAGGAGATGGAATAGCATctaaaaaagagaaaacatactGTCTGGTTTTTGTATGGATTCCACAGTCTATAAATGTCACTGTGAGGCACTGGGAAATTGTAAGATCAGTAATGGggcttgattaaaaataaaataaaattgtaagcaTAACGCTTTGTGTGGAGGCCCACTACTTGGAGGGACATATTGTTTTTCCCTGGCTTAGTCTGCCAGCTTTAGATGACATGCCTACAGGAAATGTATGACAGGTGCTGCTGTGCTGGGGCATTCTCAAGCAATTTCTTTGTGCTTCTAAAACTGAATTTTTCTACTGTTCTTTTAGTTGGTACAGCATGAACAGAAATAATTCCTTTCAGCTAAGAGTACTGAATGGGGGCAGAAGCAATTAAATGTTCAGAGCACGCAAACACCCTTAACTGACCAATAGACATTGATAGGCTATAGATTCTCAAACTCTCTCATGGGCTGGACCATATTTCTAATAGAAACTGTCCAACTGACACCTCCCATTTCCTTGTAGAAGTAATTTTGGGGGAAATGTGTAATTTTAGCTGTCTTTATCAGTTGGAAATGAGGTGGTAAAGCCAGCACATGTGATGCTAGCGAGGACTTTTTGAtactggttttgtttgttttggccttttcggttaaaaaaaacaaacccctccGCAATGGGTACTCTTTAATATCAAAAGGCCTGCTTAGATTGTTTTTATCCAGGCGGAGGGGAAGTCAAGGCTGGGCTCACCTCTGTTGCCACATCTGACCACACAAGGGGTGCACTATACCAGCTTTTACAAAAATACTAAAATGAACATCTGAGGAAATATTATGTAAGCTATCGCACATCAATAAATGGGAAAGCAAAAGCAATTCATGTTAGTGGTTTCTTATGTTTAGTTTTTCAATAGTGTCTCTATTAGTCACTGTTTATATTTATAGCTGTTTAAACCAATATTCAAGATGTCTTGTAATAAGAGAAAACTAACTTTTATTGAAGATAGCAGCATTACAAAATAATGGGTTTCAGTTCTATTGaaaattcagtaaaaaaaaaaaagagctatgTGCTTCTATAAATCAGGCAGAGACTAACTGCTTATTTTCTACAAGTAGTTACGCACCTTCAACTTTCTCCTGCGTTATTTTCTGGCACTGTTCTCcttggagagggaaaaaaaatccacctctaAGTGACTGAGAATTCCTAATCATCTAGAAGCGTGTAGAAATCGAATGCCTTCTGCTCTTTGCCACGACCTTTAGAACCAAGAGATCATCATATAGGTATAAACGTATATATTAACCTGCAAATGATAGTTGGAAGCTTTAGCATTATAGCTAATCTAAAGTACTTCTGATAGCAGGAACTGCAGCAACTCTTTGCCTTCAGTAAATCCTTTTTGCATAAGTTGCCCATATTAAAGTGTCCACTAAGCTAAAGAGACAAGGAGTTATCATTCTAGAAATGTATCCTAAAAAGACTACAATCCAGGATGGGAGCTCCCACAAAACAGGCTATAAGTTAAGTTACTACTCAacagtgtaactgaaagcagccAAAAGGGCAGCTCTGGAACCTGCTTGGCTCTTTGAATTTCTGGCAATGACAAAAGGCCAGCAAAACCACCCCTAATGACCTGCTAGAAGAAAATAAGCACTCATTGCTTGTCATATCTGAAAGACATCCAATATAGGGACCAAAAAGGTATATTGACTGTGTCATTAGACAGACCATGACCCAGCTGATAATTATATGCCCCTTCCTTGTTCTCTACATCAATTTAATAGCTTTGCAAGCAGGAAACCGATGCTCAAGGTGCATTTTCAGCTCTGAGGATAAAATGCCCTAATAGGAATATTTTCTTATTAAACCAAACCACAAGAATCTTCAGCTTCAGGAAGCTTTTCCAAGAGTTAAGGTCATCATAGcaccttttgaaatattttatatagaGGGAAAAGGGATCCTCAAACTGTCTGCTGTTGTCCTTACCTACCAAGGCctcaattcagaaaagcatccctatacagcacttaagcacatatggATGTTTACGTTATGCATAAAGTTCTTTCCTGAGTTTAGGTAGGTCTACACTGAAGTTGGGAGGTGTGCTGCCCAGtttgggtagacagactcatgctagttCAGCCTGagctaacacactaaaaatagcagtgtgaacatTGCACATCTGGCTTTGGCTCGGGCTAGCCACCAGAGTCGAAGCCTACCTGGCCCTCTGAGTCCAAGCTTAGGTGGCTAATCCAAGCTGCTGCCagtgccacaacatccacactgctatttttagcccactaGCTCGACCTGAGCAAGCGTGAGTCTAACTGCACCAGCATCACACCTccaaactgcagtgcagacatcacCATCGTTTCCCTTCTGGGTACGTGGCTGGAAAGGTTTGTGACAACCAAAAGGTGAAAGATGGGCAGGGGCAACAAAGATGTAGGATTGACCTTCAGCTGCCTTTTAAGATACGACTCCAAGCTACAAGGATATACTGAGACAGACAGACTCCCTAACACAAACTCAGAAAAGCAAGTTAGCACAGCGAGAGTGTTGGCACAAACCTCTTCAAACCAAAAATAGGAATGAAGAGGACAGAAAGGCCCAACTCTCAATAACGATGAGGCTTAAGATGTAGAAGACAGACACACATTCTGCTTGCAAATCATTAAACTGGTCTCCAGAAAAAAAGCAGCACCTAAATGTTTATGTAATGGAGGACAAAGACAAATCAAGGTACCGAATATGTGATGGAATAGTGTAGGCCAGTACTCCTTGCTCTGAAAGTAGTGGGATGCACATGGATCACTAGCTAGTATTGGTTTCAGGTCTTCACACACTATCCTCCTCCCTTATTGAGCTGTGTATTTTCCAGGTATATTTTGTACTGCACTACCAATCCAGAGCCATTCAGTCCTGCCCAATCCCAAATCAGTGTTAGACTAAGTCCTTCAAATTATAATAATGGCTTTGATTTTACAAAAAATAGGCAGATTTCAGATGATGCACTCTTCATCATTTATTGATAACTGATTCATGAGAGAAAAAGAGTAATGCTCAAAGTTCAAATCACAAACTAAATGGAGccttaggtctccatcccccaaAAAACAGTATTTCTTAAATTCCATAAGGTTAACCATGGggtgtctatttaaaaaaatggtatacTACTTTCTGATTCAAGTCATCAATTTTAAAACCTAATTCTGTCATAGGCTTTGGCACTATTTGTTCAATGGACAAAATACACCTAAagaatgtaaaaatatttattcaactAATCCATGTGGTTATAATTAATACTAAAAACAAGATTTTACAATACAGCAACAAAAGTAATAACTCTCTCCCACTAAGTTTAAATCATTGTATACTCCTTTTATAATCATCTGATGTACAACAGGTTCAGTTTTCAAAGAAGACAGTTAGCTTTCCTACAGaacaaaatgttaaaacaaataatttgcaCTATTAAATTCTGCGTGAGACTTTAAAAAACAGTTATAAAGTGTTTGGAAATCTATACAGTGAAGACCACTGAAAAGCTTTCTCCTTGCACTGAGGAATTCTGCAAGAAATATGTATTACATTGTTTGAAAACTTATATTACAGAAAATCAGAGGTGGCTGCTGTgtacataaatatataaaaaagtcagACCAATCTTTGAGACCAACATAATCAGCAGACTTATGAGATTATAGTAATTTATCAATAATTTTAGCAAGATTCTCAAATTATCAGCTATGCATGTGTAACTTTCCACAACTATAGTTTCTGAATACTAGTTGGCCATTGTATATACTTTTTATACATTTCTAAAATATTACATTCTCAATATTTAAGGTAACACataaaaaagtaacatttttaagTGTCACTAACATACATTATTGCAATCAGACATGAAGTCCACGCTATAGTTGCTTCATTTGTGATGAAAAGCAACGTTTACTTACCAATACTTCACTATGGGGAATGCTTACCCTTCTCCATGCATTTGACATACTatcatgaataaaaaaaaaataggaaaacttTAAGAatgagaactttaaaaaaaaaccattcaATTGTTATGTACGGGGAACAGCAATTACTGTAAATCCAGGCTAAGTCTTGCATTAATATGAAATGGCCACATTGTTTGTCAAATAGGACTCAGAATTAACATTAACATTGGTATAGTAATTgctaatttccattgaaaaatgtggATTTATGAACAAGTAAAATTACTGATTTAAGTGCTAGTGTCTCCCCTTTTGACATATCactaaaatctgcatttttacgATAGGCTTTTACTGTTTTCATTATTAAATTATCTCAATTTATTAGAGAATTAAGCTTTATCCTTTAGTCTGTACACTGACAGATGAGAATCAAGTTACCTGCTCATTGTCCAATGCTCTCTAGCCTCTACTACTATTTATTTGAGTAGTTAATTGCATAATCACAAAGGAACTCTCAAAATATAATCTCGTATTACTAAACAGCTGTTCTAATTACAGAAATAAATGATTGAATTTCACTTTCCCAAGTAATTTCTCTAGAGGTGGATGGAATAATAATAGTTACAACACAGCAAAGGAGCCATGACATAGCAATACTAGACACTATATTGTCTGCAATTGGATAATAGCAAAATTAGCTGGAAGTCATGTACTAGCTCATACTCTAGGTGGTCAAAGTTGGCTTATGTGGACCCTTTAGAAAAGGATCGGTCTTCTGCTTGTCTATCCAATATTTTGTATACATTTTAGGCGTCCTGTTTTACATCTATTTCAGAGCTTCAGCTGTGAACAAGGGAATCCTTATTGGATAAAATCCAAGAAAAATTTCTTCTTGGCGATAAGCTACTCAaacaaaatttctttaaaaaaaaaatccctccatgGTATCCTTAGTGTTGAATTGGATGGTCTGTGTATGCAAATATTGTGCAGATACTTTATTAAGCGTACAAAAAAGGGATTTGGAAACAGTCTGTGCATTGATCAGTAACTGcacaatttcatttttcttttttttttaaattcagcataTGTGGTATGATTCAGATGCCTGCCTGTCAAAGGAAatacacaaaaatgaaaacaaatcacATTCTTAGGTTCAGTAATTACTGAGCGGATTTACCCTGCCACAAGAAAGTGCTttattatatttgaaaaaaaaaaaaaaaataggagcaGCAACGTATCACAAGTCTCCACTACTGTGCAATAACGATGGAATCTATACAACAAGAGAATCTGGTAGATGAGATTGTATGACAGCTGGAGATCACAGCCTTATGCTCCTTCTTGCTCAGGGTAATTTAAAATTTTGCGGTGAGCTTGACGTAAATATTGCTGTTGTTTGAAGTAAACTTTAAAAGCTCCTTTTATAGCAACAAAAGCAATTCCACCCTGAAATAAAGAGAGACATTTTTAAGACTTGCAGAACAAGTTCAGTATCACATCTTCTCAGTTTTCTTCttagttgttaaaaaaaaaaaaaagttaaactatcaagaagtatttcctttgaaGTTAGGGTAATTAGGGCAATTACAAATGAATATTTGAGGCAAATTTTCTGTCACAATAGAGTACTACAGATGTTCATGTTACATGAATTACATAAAAGGATTACATGCTGGGTTTATAAATCATTTTCGAAGCTTTTATTCACTTatgacaaaaaatgaaaacccaTCACATTAAATAACAAAAATGAGATGTTTTCCCAGAATATAAAATATAGAACACACTAATTAATAGTCCCAATAAAAACTAATCAGAACTTGAAAAATCCATTTGCTAAAGGCAATTAGGGAACTTCCTCTGGCAAATACAGAAGGGATCAAAAACCATCAATTTCTGTAAAACTTAAGTTTTCATTAAAGATATGTCTTTAGTCCTCACGGTTGTAAAAACCCTTCAAACACATGAACAGATCCCAAGTGGTCTTCTCTAGGTcttgtccacacagggagtttaGTCCACACTAACTCAAGTTAGTCTGGTGTGAAAATGCCTGCATACATAAGATGCAATTCATTAGAGTGCACTAACTTTGCATTTAATGCAAACCTTGGAGTCCTCTTTCAAACCATACTGAGTTCAATGTAAATTGAGTTAGGGCCGTGCACTGCTTTGACAGCCCTCAAACTGCAATCCCACACTCCTTTGCAGGTGTCTCTTATGGAGATGTCTCTGAGTGCTTTCCACTGCTCTAGGGTCAAATTGACTAGATACCCCCGCCACACAAACCTTTAAAAactggcacggggccagggctAAGGGTGAGGGCGGGGAGCAGAGCTGCATCCAGCCTCAGGCCCAGCTGCTACCTCCACTGCAGCCCGGCTGCGGCTCCTGCTCCATCCCAGGTCCCACTCTGGGCCCCAGGCCCATctccatctccagccccagcccccttaccccgtccactcctcccctcccccagccgtagccaagcacccagcccctgctctgggggagaggggtgggaccctcaaaagtttggagaccactgctttaaagatctgtttcattgttgttttaattaaagttttatttatgGTTATGTAACAAGTTgttgtttaataataatacaatcCATTAAAAATTCATTTATAGCGCGTCCACAATGCATGGtacatacaaaaaaaaagtaaattttgcaTATTAAGTATAAAGGTACACACCCAAGATACAATAAAGAGTTCCACAACGTGCCACTTCTACCACCCATCAAAGAGACTGCAATTCTGCTCACTCCTGCCCAGGATAATAGCTAGATGCACATTGTCAGCCTGAGACTCAAAGTAAGAGCAGTAGGCATCCTGACAGTACTGCCTCGCTGTTTCCATAGTCTAGATTATACCTTGCTGGCTGTTCAAAAAGTTGAGCAAGTCTCTGCACCTCAGCCTCCGACGAGCCATTAAGGCTTTCTCCCTTACTTTCAGAAATACTGTGCAAAATACAACATGCAGCTATCTTCTTGGGCAAGGTTTTTCTTGCAACTTCCAACCTAGCCCATAAACAGCaccattttcttttcagatgtaTGCTCCACTGTCATTCTGTAACAGTTAAACTGTTCCTTCCTTCTATCCCAGAGGCCAGGGAATGCCTTCATTGACCAGGTCTCCCAGGATAATGTCCATAGGGGGGGCAAATATCCTTTATTCCTTAAGGTAAACATAGCTGAGTTGTGAAAGATCCTAGCATCGTGGACCTTTCCAGACCATCCTGCATTTATTACTGTAAACCTGACATGGTGGTCAACCAGCCCTTAGTGCAACACTGAGCAATACCCTTTCAGTTTATAAACGCTGAGGCCTGGTGCAGGGAGCAAACGATAGGCATGTGGATTCCGTGAACTGCCTCAATATAGTTTGGGAACCTCATGTGTGAAAAGCCATCAATCTGCTGAGTATTACCAACCTTTATAACCTGGTGCAACAGTGCCTTATGCATGGCATCAAATACCTGCATGACAATAGCCCCAACAGTCAATCTCCCTACACTAAAACTGGGTTGGCTATCGACAAGCAACCTTTAGAGGTAGCCAGCTTACCCTGGAAATCACTGGTGGGtcccctcctcctcatcttccacATCACCCTCTGGTTACTTTGTTTAGATCTTAGACTTGTAGGTTTTTTGGTTTGTCTGTTTAAGTCCTGTCTAGGATTCTGGGTCGAGATTAATTTACCATTTTAGATTAAATTACATTGGTGATTCCAGCCCACcgtatagaccaggggttctcaaacttcattgcacagtGATCCCCTTCTGtcaacaaaaattgctacatgaccccaggagggagggacccgaagcctgagccctgctgccccgggtGGGACAAAgcttgagccccactgcccagggcaggagggccctaagccaaagccccactgttCCATGTGGGGGgtccaaagctgaagcccaagggcttcaacccCAAGTGGGAgtcctgtaacctgagccccgccacccagggctgaagcccttggggcttcggcttcggcttcagccctgggcggtggggctcaggcttcagcttcagccccagcaagGTTAACATCAGCTCTGGCAACCCCCTAAAACGGGGTTGCGACCGACAGTTTGAGAAGTCCAGACAAGGCATCTTGAAAATACTCATCCTATGAAAAAGCACATCAGTCAAATACCATTCTAAATTCTACTTCCATGTATGTTTCTTTTACCTTCTGCTCACACAGAATATTTACTACAACTCCTTATACCATTATTATTGCCATTTCTGAAAAACAATCTTCTTAAATCATCTTACCAGGATTGTCCTTTGTAAATTAGAATTAACACTGCTGAACATCAGCTTGCCAACTATGGTGGCAATGGTTGGAAAGACAAGAGCTCCACACAGAATACGAGTAGCAGAGACGTGATCTGCTAGAGGgttggcctcagctggaatacgaGGAACAGGACATCCAATTCCTAGAGAAAAATCATATTGCCAGCTAACAAACTGAagacttaaaactttttttccattATGAATCTAGCCTTCAAGTCTAATTAGTTTTCTACAATCTAACAATTTTATTATAAAGCATCCCTCTCTCCAGTAAGTATTCTATTTCTATTAAATGAAGAAATTATTGTTAGGCATCAACTTTTATTCTCACACTAAAATTTCATGTAtagttcttttattttaatatttgcacTACAACAGAGCATAGAGGCCTCAACAGAGtttggggccctattgtgctaggcactgtacaatcacacagtaagagacagtacCTGCCCTTAAGATCATATAATCAAAATAAACTAGACagagggcagagggaagggagcATTATTATCCCATTTAAAAGATAGCGAAACTGCCCTCTACCCCCCACCTCGCATGGGCAGAGCACAGACTtcatatttcatttagatttaatTGCATTACCTGGAAATATACTATTCAGAATTTGCAATTTGTTAGAATATTTGCGCCACAGTCTGAGCACATAATCTTCCCAACGAATCATCTTGCCCAGTATCAGCATGACTGGGATGGTGGGAAGTCCaatcaaaagaaataaaggaTCAGCTCTCTCCATGACATCAAGACCTTCTTTATGACCTACAACCtgtgaaatgtttaaaaagttttagTGTCAGATGGCTATCGTGCAGTGGACATACTTTAAGTGTCTAGTTTTGAAAGATTttactgcaggggtaggcaacctatggcacgtgggacaaaggcggcacacaagctgattttcagggtgctggccaccggtccggggggctctccactttaattttatatgaagcttcttaaacattttaaaaaccttatttactttacatacaacaatagtttagttatatattatacacttatagaaagagactttctaaaaacgttaaaatgtattactggcacccgACACCTtaacttagagtgaataaatgaagacacagcacaccacttctgaaaggttgccgacccctgttttactGGTTTGTATCAAATTGTCCAGGCATCTAAACTTTAAAATAATCCTATTAAATTTTACCTGAAGCTTAAATCTCTTATGTGGTGCCCTTCACTACTTATCAAATTTGCTGTTGGTGACTTACCACTTCCAGttcttgcatgactcatcttgcATTAGTGAGTCATTACATAATTAACTTCTTCTTACCCAGAAAGGGGCAAATGTGCTTCTCTATGTACTTACTCCTAGTTGTGTTTACATATAAATAATGTAAAGTCTCTGagatacctctacctcgatataacgcgacccaatataacacgaattcggctataacgcggtaaagcagtgctccagggagcggggctgcacactccggtggatcaaagcaagttcaatataacatagtttcacctataacatggtaagattttttggctcccgaggacagcattatattgaggtagaggtgtattttaaagcTACCTTATAGTGCAATAGAATGTTTTCTAAAATCCCCAGGAGGCCACATAACTTTGGAAAGATGAATTTTAATTCTGGGATTAAAAATTGCTCAGCAGCTACGATTTAAGAATACAAATCAATAGCTGAATTTTCTGATTAATGGTTAGAAGTAGAGCATGAGAGAGGGCACACTAGTAATGTGTATTCCTTCTCTGTGCAtcataaaaaaaactgttttcccACTATGACCCCACCAGTTGCACATGCAGCTTCTCATGTAAATgagccttttttaaaactaaggtTAACATTTGATACCATGCAACAAAAACAGCAATTATACTTTTAAGTCTGTATGCTACATACTAATCTAAAATAAAAGATTTATCGTTAGTTGGACTTCATAATTTTATTACCGAATGATTTAAGATAATTTCTTACTgcaaaaaatcagattttattgTTGCACTGTCAAAACTACAATTAAGGTCACACTTGAGCCTCATGGTAAAGTGACTATTAGTCATATATTTTTAGCAAAATGTCACTCTTAAATAGGGACAGTTGACTTGTATTTAATGTCCTGCATTTTAACTGGTGTGGGTCAAGACCTGCCAAGCCAACTGTCAGACTAAGTGCTCTCGTCTTGTTTAAACAAGAAAGAGACTTGAAATGGCCTATACATTCAAAAAGCTCAAATCTCTACTCAGATTTAAATACTTTGTTAAGATGCAGGCACATGTTCAAAACACAGTTTTGTAGACAGTCTTTAGAGTAGACTTTTGATAGGTTGAGAACTCAGATACattaaattttgaaaattgtacctgtCCTCTAGGTCTTTTGGCAAAACTGACCAGGGCTGCTACCATCACTGATGCGCTTCTAGAAAGAATTAACTTTTGCATGACCTTCAAATGACAGTCCAGGCAGAGCACAAAAGTGAGAAATGTAACAAGCACTGGTTGTCTTAGACATTGGCTGTCTTAATATGTTTGTATCAAAACAAACGAGCAGCATAGGCTTTATTTGGTACAACACAGAGAATAGACTGTTGAAGATcacttgaaaaaaacaaaacagaaacagagCTTCAGTAGAATGGGTGTGATGGCAGGTAAGAAAATATTGTGAAGATAACTAGCCACAGCACAGCTCTCAACAGCATTTCTGgaagtttttttttcagttaagtaGGCAAGTCTACTTTACTTTTCCAAAATTGTTGAAGGGTGCATTAGTCAACACAGCCTGTAATACTGATTGTATTAGCTGAAGTTACTGTGGCCCAAAAAATGGTAAATGAGTAAATTAATTCTTAGAGCAGCGAAGACAATGCATGCAGAATTTCTCTTCAGCTTCCTCACCAACCTCCTCCCAACTGAGAGTTAACTACGAGACTCTTATCCTGCTCCTcaactttagggttaccatattttgtgcctccaaatggaggacactccacagggccccggccccgcccctagccccgcccatgcccccctccccaactctgccccctccccaaagtctccgccccctcccctgcttcccgcgaacatttgattcgcgggaagcctgaagcaggtaagggggagtgtggggggaggagacgcggcccaggctggcccccggcagctccagcctgggtcggctcgggccctggggtgccggccccggcccgcccacccccggcccgcccagcactgccggctcCCGGCCAACCGGCCCCGCGCCCCCGGACGACCGGCCCCGCGCCCCTGGacgaccggctcccggccccgcgggcccagcCGACCAGCCCCGGacgaccggctcccggcccggcctggcgcccagcccggccccgcacTCCAGCATAGTGCCCCCAACCTGCCATTCTCCCAATCAAGGACCACAATAAATCTTAAGAAATTAGCCAGCTCAGATTAAACACCTGGGATTTAGCTAATTTCTTAAGGATTAGACTCATTAAG
Proteins encoded in this region:
- the MARCHF5 gene encoding E3 ubiquitin-protein ligase MARCHF5, which produces MSDQTGLALQQAMDRSCWVCFATDEDDRTAEWVRPCRCRGSTKWVHQTCLQRWVDEKQRGNSTARVACPQCNAEYLIVFPKLGPVVYVLDLADRLISKSCPFAAAGIMVGSIYWTAVTYGAVTVMQVVGHKEGLDVMERADPLFLLIGLPTIPVMLILGKMIRWEDYVLRLWRKYSNKLQILNSIFPGIGCPVPRIPAEANPLADHVSATRILCGALVFPTIATIVGKLMFSSVNSNLQRTILGGIAFVAIKGAFKVYFKQQQYLRQAHRKILNYPEQEGA